The following is a genomic window from Verrucosispora sp. WMMD573.
CAGTTGGCGCCGCAGGTCAGCGACCGGGTCGCGCTGCTCACTTACAGCTCACCGCTGCGCCGGCTCTACGCCCGGCTCTTTCCCGCGTACATCGACGACGAGATGCTGCACGAGGTCGGTGACCGGCTCGGCTGGCGGTGGGTGAACCTGTGGCGGGACACCGACCCGATCGGGGGTTGGATCTTCTCTGCCCACCGGACCGACGTGCCGCCCACCGTCACCGGCCCCTCGGCGACTGTGGACCGACGACTGCGCGACCCGGACGGCCTGGTCGCCCCGCCGGGTGACAGTGTCCCTCCGCCGATCCGGGGCCATGCGCCCGACGATTCCGACGAGCCGTTCACGGCAGCGGTACGGGACCTCGTCGAGCGGCTACCCGACCGGCGGCGCACCGGCCCGGCGGAGGACCCGACCGCGCCGGGGCGGACCACCTGAACGCAGCTACCCGCCACCCGTGCGACCGGCGACATGGCTGGTCAGCACGACCAGGAGCTCGAATCGGGCGGCCGGGTCGTCCAGGTCGTCGCCGTACAGGTCACGCAGCCGCTTGAGGCGGTAGCTGACCGTCTGCGGGTGCACGAACAGCTCGGTGGCAACCTCGGCGCGCGAGCCCCAGTGCCGGAGCCAGGCGTAGAGCGTCGCCACCAGATTCTCCCGCTGCGCGGGGCGCAGGTGCGCCAGCGGCGCGAGGCGGCGGGCGGTGAGGACCGCCAACGCCCGCTGCTCGCCACGCAGGGTCAGCGTGACCAGGTGGTCGTCGGCGAAGACCGGGCCGCAGGCCGGTCCGACCAGCCCGGCGGCCAGCTCCGCGAGCCGGACGGCCGCCGGCACCTGCGGCCAGCCCAGTTCCGGGCCGACCACCACCGACCGGCCGACGAACGCCTCGGCCAGGGCGGCCCGAGCCGCCCGGGTACCCGCGCGCAGCAGCAGCACGGCATCGCGACCACGCTCGATCACCAGGCCGTCCGGGCCGTACCGGAACCGCGCGTCGCGGGCCTGGTCCGGTGGCAGCAGTACAGGCACCACCGCGTCCAGGTCGGCCCAGCCGATCCGGGCCGCCGCCGACTCGACGGCGCTGGGCAGGCCGTCGCCGCGAAGCAGCAGCTCGGCGAGGTGCCGACGGCGGTCGCCCTCCCCGGCCTGCTCGCGCAGCTGTAGGGCGTACCCGTCGGTGCTGGCCGCGGCCAGCTCGGCCACGTAGGCGCTGACCGCGTCGGAGAGGTCGATCAGTTCCTCCGGGTCGATCGGGCGGAGCCGGGCCAGGGACTGCGACGCCGTACGCAACAACAGTCGTGCCGCTGTCCGCAGCGCGGACAGCAGCGCCTCCGGACCCCGGTCCTCGCGGGCCTCGGCGGCGCCCAATCCGACGAAGACCTCCCGGAACCGGGGCGGCAGCGCCGGCTCCCCGGTGCCGATGAGGTCGAGGAATCGGTCGAGGGCCACCTGCACGGCGGTGCGTACGTCCCGGGTGAACTTGTCGTCGGCGATGCCGGCGAAGGCGGGGGTGGTCTCGGTGACGGCGACCGCGACAGCGGCCACGGTGGCCGGCAGATGCGGACGCATCGCGGCGGCCAGATCGGCGGGCAGGTGTCGCCAGGGAGTCGCGGAAACAGGCGCGATCACCCGGCGATTTTGTCACGACAGGATAGAAACGGCGGCGGTTCTCGCTGCCGGCGGGACGGTGATTCGGTCCGCCCAGCCGCGCGACGATGAAGCCGACCGGCGACCGGACCGAGCGGGGTGACCGCCCGGCGGCCGACGAACCGACGGAGGAGTACGCCGTGCAGCACCGCCTGTCCCGTCAGCACGTCGTCGACATGTGCCGCACCATGCTCGCCCGGGGCTACCTGAAGGCCACCGAGGGCAACGTCTCGGTCCGGGTGCCCGGCCACCGGCTGTACGCGGTAACGCCGAGCAACTACGACTACGACCGGATGCGCGTCGAGGACATCTGCATCGTGGACTTCGACGGCAAGCACGTACCCGACGACACCGGTGCCGACCTCAAACCCTCAATCGAGTGCGGGATGCACGCCAACATCTACCGGGAGCGGCCGGACGTCAACGCGATCGTGCACACCCACCAGCCGTACGCCTCGGCGTTGGCCTTCCTGCGCAAGCCGATCCCGGCGCTCACCGACGAGCAGGTGCGTTTCCTGGGCCGCGAGGTGGCGATCATCGACTACGCCCCGTCCGGCACCGGCTTCCTGGCCCGCAACGTGCAGAAGAAGGTGGCCAGCGGGGACAACGCCTTCATCATCGCCAACCACGGGGTGGTCGCCGTCGGCACCGACCCCGACCGGGCGGTGTTCAACATGGCACTGCTGGAGAAGGTGTCGATCGCCTACCTGCTGGCGCTGACCAGCGAGGCGGGAAAGATCCACACAATCCCGACCGCGATCCGGGAGATCGCCTTCAGCAAGTTGCGGGCCGACGAGAAGCGGATCGCCGCGCAGATCACCGAGGCGGTCGAGCCGCTGCGCGTACCGGTCGACGAGGAGTTGCCCAGCGCCCACGCGGCGGCCGTCGAGGTCGCCGCCGGCCGGATCGCAGGCACGTCGCCGGGCGCGGCGGACGGCACCGGGACGACCGGCAGTGTCCTCCCGGGCGCGGAGTCGGCCCGGCTCGGGTACGCGATCAGCGAGTACCCCGACGTCGACGACGTGATGCGTCGGCTGAAGGCGCTCACCGCCCAGCCGGTACGCGGACTGCGCCACGACGCGATGCGCGACGTGCTGAACTACTTCGACACCAAGTGCCGGGCCAGCAAGGAGATCACCGAGCGGGCGCGGCGGCGCATCCCCGGCGGGGTACAGCACAACCTGGCATTCAACTATCCGTTCCCGCTCGCCGTCGACAAGGCAGACGGCGCGTACCTGGTGGACCGGGACGGCAACACGTACATCGACTTCCTCCAGGCCGGCGGGCCGACGATCCTGGGCAGCAACTACGGCCCGGTCAACGAGCGGGTCGCCGAGGTGGTCCGGGACTCCGGCCCGGTGACCGGGCTGTTCCACGAGTACGAGCTGAGGCTCGCCGAGATCATCCACCGGTTCCTGCCGCACGTGGAGATGTACCGGTCGCTGGGCTCGGGCACCGAGGCGGTGATGGCGGCCGTCCGGGGTGCCCGCGCCTTCACCGGCAAGAAGATGGTGATCAAGGTCGGTGGCGCTTATCACGGCTGGTCGGACACCATGGTCTACGGGCTGCGGGTGCCCGGCACCTACCGGATGAACGCCAAGGGCATTCCCTTCGGAGCCACGGCCCGCACCCGGGAGGCATTCCCCCACGACCTGAGCCAGCTCAAGCGCAAGCTGATCGAGAACCGGCTGCGCGGCGGCACCGCGGCGGTGGTGGTCGAGCCGGTCGGCCCGGAGTCCGGTACCCGGCCGGTGCCGCGCGACTTCAACGCCCGGGTCCGGGAGCTGTGCGACGAGTTCGGCGCGCTGCTGATCTTCGACGAGGTGGTCACCGGTTTCCGACTCGGGCTGGGCGGCGCGGCCGGCTATTTCGGTGTCACCCCCGACCTGACCGTGCTGGGCAAGGCGGTCTCCGGCGGCTATCCGATGGCCGGCGGCGTCGGTGGCCGGGCCGACGTGATGGCGGTCTTCGGTTCCGGGCTGGACGGCAGGAGCGGCGCGCACATCCAGGTCGGCGGCACCCTGTCGGCCAACCCGCTGTCCTGCGCGGCCGGTTACTTCGCCATCGAGGAGATGGCCCGCACCAACGCACCGGTGATCGCCGGCCGGGCCGGTGACCGGCTGACCCGGGGTCTGCAACGGCTGATCGACTCCTACGGGCTGCCGTACGTGGCGTACAACCAGGGGTCCATAGTGCACCTGGAGTGCAGCGGCGTGATGCTGTTGGACATGCGCAACCCGGTGAAACTGCTCAAGGAGAACAAGACCCGCAAGCGGCTGATGGAGCAGATGGGGGCGGCCTACACCGCACACGGCATCGTCACCCTGGCCGGGTCGCGGATGTACACGTCGATGGCCGACACCGACGAGGTCATCGACGACGCGCTCGCCCGATTCGATCAGGTCTTCGCACTGGTCGAGGGGGTCTGATCCGGTGGCCGCCAGCCCGCCGCAGGTCTTCGCGATCGACCTGGGCACCTCGGGACTGAAGGCCGCGCTGGTCGCCGCCGACGGCACGGTCACCGGCTGGGCCGAGCGGCCGGTCCCGCTGCGGGTGCTGCCCGGTGGCGGCGCCGAACAGGATCCGCTCGCCTGGTGGACGGCGCTCGGGCAGGTCGCCGCCGACCTGGGACGCGACCATCCCGAGCAGCTGCGGGCGGTCGCCACGGTGTGCGCCTCCACCCAGGGCGAGGGAACCATCGCGGTGGACGCCGCCGGTGAACCGCTGACCGCCTGCATCAGCTGGCTCGACATGCGTGGCGCGCCGCACCTGCGACGGCAGTTCGGCGGCTTTCCCGCGTACCAGGGGATGTCGGTGCGCCGGATCGCCCGCTGGCTGCGGCTTACCGGAGGCATGCCCTCACCGACCGGCAAGGACCCCGCCGCCCACATGCTGTTCGTCCGCGACACCCTGCCGCAGGTGTACGCGCGCACCGCGACGTTCCTCAACGTGCTCGACTGGATCAACCTGAAGCTCACCGGACGCACGGTGGCCACCGTCGACTCCATCCTCACCTCGTGGGTGACCGACAACCGGCGTCCCGGCCACATCCGCTACTCCCCCGCCCTGGTCGCCGGCAGCGGCATCGACGCGGACAAGCTGCCACCGATCGTCGCCTGCACCGAGGTGATCGGCACGTTGACCCCGGCAGCCGCCGCGCACCTCGGCCTGCCCGCGACGGTGCGGGTGGTCGCCGGGGCGATCGACAACACCGCCGCGGCGATCGGCGCCGGCACCACCGGCGACAACGACCCGCACCTGTACGTCGGCACCTCCTCCTGGATCGCGGCCCACGTGCCCCGGAAGAAGACCGACGTCGCCGCCGGCATCGCCTCGGTGCCCTGCGCGATCGGCGACCGCTACCTGATGACCGCCCTCCAGGCCACCGCCGGCGCCAACCTGACCTGGCTGCGGGACAAGATCGTCGAGTACGACGACCCACTGCTCAGCGCCGGTCACCTCAGCCGCGACGAGGGCACCCTCTTCGACGCCTTCGACACCATCATCCCGACGGTGCCGCCGGGCTCGAACGGGGTGCTCTACACCCCCTGGCTGTACGGCGAACGCGCCCCGGTGGACGACGCGAGCCTGCGCGCCGGATTCTTCAACATCTCCCTCGACACCAATCGCTCGGACCTGCTGCGGGCCGTCTTCGAGGGGGTCGCGTTCAACACCCGTTGGCTGCTCGGCGCGGTGAACCGGTTCCTCGGCGCACCGGTCACCTCGATGGCCATCACCGGCGGCGGGGCGCTGTCGGACTCCTGGTGTCAGATCTTCGCCGACGTGCTCGGCGTGGAGATCCGCCGCGACGCCCAGCCGCTCGCGGTCAACGCCCGGGGGGCGGGTTGGATCGGCGGAATCGGCACCGGGCAGCTCACCTTCGCCGACATCCCCGGCCTCATGCGCACCGACCGGGTCTTCGTGCCGACGCCCGCCCACCGGGCCACCTATGCCGAGATCTTCGACGTCTACCGCCAACTGCATCAGCGACTTGCGCCTGTCTACCGCCGCCTCAACCGCCCCTGAACTGCCGAAACTGGCACCCGGAGAGGCGTTGTTGGTGAGACTGGGGCCATGGTTGACGTCAGACGGTACGTGGCTGAGTGCATCGGCACCTTCCTCCTGGTCTTCTTCGGCGTGGGCAGCGCCGTCGCGGCCCGGATCGACGGTGGCGTGGTCGTGGTCTCGCTGGCGTTCGGCTTCGTCCTGCTCGCGCTGGTCTACACGATCGGTCAGCTCTCCGGGAGTCACGTGAACCCGGCGGTGACGCTCGGCGTGCTGCTCTCCGGCAAGATCACAGCGCTCGGTGCGGTGCTGTACTGGGCCGCCCAGTTCGTCGGCGCGGCCGTGGCGTCCTTTCTGCTCTGGGTGCTGGTGCGTTGGGGAGGAGTGACCGACCAGACCGGTGTGCTGGGCGCCAACGGCTACGGCACCAACATCAACGCCGGTGGCGCGATGCTGCTGGAGACCGTGCTGACCTTCCTGTTCGTCCTGGTCGTGCTCGTGGTGAGCAAGCGCAGCACGGACCTGTCGGGTTTCGCCGGCCTGGCGATCGGACTCGCCCTCGGCGTGGCGAACCTGGTCGGCGTCGCGCTGACCGGCGCGGCGGTTAATCCGGCGCGGGCGTTCGGGCCGGCAATCTTCGAAGGCGGCCTCGCACTGCGTCAGCTCTGGGTGTTCATTGTCTTTCCACTGCTCGGCGCAGTTCTGGCCGCGCTGGTCGCGCCACTCGTCGAACACGGCTCCGGCGTCACCCGGATCGGCACGCCCCGCCCGTCCGGGCGCTGAGCCGGGTCGTCCCGGTGACGTGGCGTCCGGGCCGTCATTGATGTCTTGCCGGCCCGCGCTTTTCTGTGCGATCGATATGTGACTAGCTTTTTGCCCGTTTCCCGTTAATCGGGATAGGCGGCCCTGCGCCCGCCTGGGAGTGTCGGCAGTCATCAATGATGGCCTTTATCCTCTAATCGATGCGAAGCTATGACGTCGGCGTGGGCCATCGACTGGAGGATACGTGCAGGCAATACGTCGGAGGCTACTCGAAACCCCGTCCGCTGATCCCCGGCAAGCCGAACCGGAACGGGCGGCGGCGGAAGTCCAGCCTCGCGACGGACAGGGACGGCTGGCGGCGGCCGCTCGGGTGCTGCGTCACGAATGGACGCTGGCGACCATCGCCAGCGTGGCCGTGGCGGTTGTTCTCACCTGGCCGACGCTCAAGCAGCCGTGGACGACCATCCCGGGCGACATCGGCGATCCACCACTACAGGCGTGGCAGGTCGCCTGGGCCGGGCATGCGCTGGTCACCGACCCCCTCAACCTCTGGCACTCCAACACGTTCTTCCCAGACCTCTACACGTACGCCTACACCGACATCGTGCTCGGCTACGCACCGGCCGGTCTGTTCGGCCACGGCGTCGCGGCGGCCATCTTCCGCTACAACCTGCTCTACGTGTTCGCCCACGCACTCGCCTGCCTCGGGGCGTACGCCCTGGTGCGCCAACTGGGCGGTATCCGGACGGCGGCGGCCGTGGCCGGCGTCGCCTGGGCCTTCGCGCCGTGGCGGCTCGCGCACAGCGGGCATCTGAACATCCTCTCCATCGGCGGCGTCGCACTGTGCCTGGCGATGCTGGCTCGCGGCCACGGCTGGTCCCTGCGCGACGGTCACCGACCGGCGCTGCACCGCCCCGGATGGATCCTGGCCGGCTGGTTGGTCGCCGCCTGGCAGCTGACCCTGGGCCTGGCGATCGGCCTGCCGCTCGCGTACTTCCTGGCCGGCACCATGCTGGTGGCCCTCCTGGCGGTCGGCTGGGCCCGCTGGCGGACCGGCGCCTGGTTGTTGGGTCGCCGGGTGGTGCTGGCCAACCTTCTCGGCGGCGTCGTCTTCGGAGCGATGTTGATCTGGCTGGGGACCACCTTCCTGCGGGTGGTGGAGCTGAACCCGGAGGCGCACCGGAATCTGGCCTGGACGGAGATGTTCTCCCCACCCCTGCGGGGATACTTCGTCGCGCCCGCGGACTCGTGGCTGTGGGGTGATCACTTCGCGGCCGCCCGCGCCCAGCTGTCCTGGCCGCCGGAGATGGCACTGCTTCCCGGCGTCACGTTGATCGTGCTGGCCGTGGCCGGGCTGAGCTACTCGACGTTCCGGGTGCGCCACCGCGTCCTGCTCGGGCTGGGTGTGCTGGTCAGCGGCGCGCTCGGACTCGGTACCAACCTCGTCGGTCAGGGCGAACCGGGGTACCTGACCTTGTCGCGGCTGCTGCCCGGATGGGACGCGCTGCGGACCCCGGGGCGACTGATGGTGTGGACGAGCCTGCTGCTCGCCATTCTGGCCGCAGGAGCGATAAGCGAGTTCGGACGGAATCGCCCCAGGCTCGGGTGGCCGAGGTCGGTGAGCGCGGTCGTCCTCCTGCTGCCCCTGCTGCTGGTCCTGGTCGAGGGCGTCAACCGGACGCCGCACCCCACCGTGCCGACCGCCCCGCCGGCGCTGCGGGCGGCGACCGAACCGATCCTGGTCCTGCCCAGCAACGGGGTGGCCGAATCCGACATCATGCTCTGGACAACCGACGGATTTCCCCGCGTCGCCAACGGTGCGGTGACCTTCCTGCCGGCCAGTCAGCAACAGATCCGCACGGTGACCGCGACCTTTCCCGATCCGGCGAGTATCACGTTCCTGCGGCAGGTCGGCATCCGGTCGGTGGTCGTCCTGCCGGACCGGCTCGCCGGAACGCCCTGGGACGGCCTGCCCACCCGAGCCGTCGAGGGCCTCGGCATCACCCGGGAGGAGATAGGCGGCGCATTGGTGTACCGCCTCGATTGAGGCGGGGCCGACGCCAGCGTACTGCTCATCACTCCCGGGTGGCACCCATCGGCTCGCGGACCAGGGCACCGTCGATGTAGCAGTACCGCCAGTCCTCGCCCTCCTCCAGCGACCGGATCAACGGGTGGCCGGTCTGCCGGTAGTGCTCCTCCGCGTGGTTGTTCACCGAGTCGCTGCAACAGCCCACGGCGCCGCAGGTCAGACACATCCGCAGCTGCACCCAGTCGTCGCCGCTCTCCACACACTGCGGGCACGCGTCCGCGTCGGACTCGGTGATCTGGATCCGATCGAGGTGCGTGCAGGCGGTGCTGATGGTCTCCTCACGCACGTACCGCCAACTGGAGTGCAGCAGCCGGTCCGGGATGATTCGGGCCAGGTAGCGCGAGTTCGCCGCGAGCAGTGGGCTCACCACGGCCAGGATCAGCACGTACAGGGCGATGAACGGGCCGAGCCGGTCGTCCAGGCCGGCGGCGATGGCGAGGGTGGCCAGAATCAACGAGAACTCGCCCCGGCCCAGCACGGTCAGGCCGACGTTGGCGGCCCCGCGCTGGTTGAGCCCGAACAACCGGCCGGCGATCAGGCCGGCCACCACGTTGGTGACGATGGTCATCAGCACGGCCAGCAGCACCGGCAGCGCCACCGAGCCGAAGTCGCCGACGTCGATGCTCAGCCCGAAGACCAGGAAGAAGACCGCCGCGAAGACGTCCCGCAGCGGCAGTACCAGGCGCTCGACCCGTTCCCGAATGGGGGTGCGAGCCACCACGAGACCGATCATCAGCGCGCCGATCGCGTCGGAGACACCGATCTCGGCCGACACCCCG
Proteins encoded in this region:
- a CDS encoding cation:proton antiporter codes for the protein MHADLVGFGALVLIAGLLARAGRRINLPTVPFFMLAGILLGPGTPGPVLIAHPEDLSLLASLGLVLLLFHLGVEFPVDQVLGSGKRLFVAAGSYIGLNVGAGLLFGFALGWGGYEAFVIAGALGISSSAIVTKLLIEFRRLANAETPVILGIIVIEDLFLALYLALLSPLLSGAGSAGELVLRIGLSFAYLVVLFAVARFGARLVGKVIDSNEDELLAILMVGLVVLVAGVSAEIGVSDAIGALMIGLVVARTPIRERVERLVLPLRDVFAAVFFLVFGLSIDVGDFGSVALPVLLAVLMTIVTNVVAGLIAGRLFGLNQRGAANVGLTVLGRGEFSLILATLAIAAGLDDRLGPFIALYVLILAVVSPLLAANSRYLARIIPDRLLHSSWRYVREETISTACTHLDRIQITESDADACPQCVESGDDWVQLRMCLTCGAVGCCSDSVNNHAEEHYRQTGHPLIRSLEEGEDWRYCYIDGALVREPMGATRE
- a CDS encoding aminotransferase class III-fold pyridoxal phosphate-dependent enzyme, with the protein product MKPTGDRTERGDRPAADEPTEEYAVQHRLSRQHVVDMCRTMLARGYLKATEGNVSVRVPGHRLYAVTPSNYDYDRMRVEDICIVDFDGKHVPDDTGADLKPSIECGMHANIYRERPDVNAIVHTHQPYASALAFLRKPIPALTDEQVRFLGREVAIIDYAPSGTGFLARNVQKKVASGDNAFIIANHGVVAVGTDPDRAVFNMALLEKVSIAYLLALTSEAGKIHTIPTAIREIAFSKLRADEKRIAAQITEAVEPLRVPVDEELPSAHAAAVEVAAGRIAGTSPGAADGTGTTGSVLPGAESARLGYAISEYPDVDDVMRRLKALTAQPVRGLRHDAMRDVLNYFDTKCRASKEITERARRRIPGGVQHNLAFNYPFPLAVDKADGAYLVDRDGNTYIDFLQAGGPTILGSNYGPVNERVAEVVRDSGPVTGLFHEYELRLAEIIHRFLPHVEMYRSLGSGTEAVMAAVRGARAFTGKKMVIKVGGAYHGWSDTMVYGLRVPGTYRMNAKGIPFGATARTREAFPHDLSQLKRKLIENRLRGGTAAVVVEPVGPESGTRPVPRDFNARVRELCDEFGALLIFDEVVTGFRLGLGGAAGYFGVTPDLTVLGKAVSGGYPMAGGVGGRADVMAVFGSGLDGRSGAHIQVGGTLSANPLSCAAGYFAIEEMARTNAPVIAGRAGDRLTRGLQRLIDSYGLPYVAYNQGSIVHLECSGVMLLDMRNPVKLLKENKTRKRLMEQMGAAYTAHGIVTLAGSRMYTSMADTDEVIDDALARFDQVFALVEGV
- a CDS encoding aquaporin gives rise to the protein MVDVRRYVAECIGTFLLVFFGVGSAVAARIDGGVVVVSLAFGFVLLALVYTIGQLSGSHVNPAVTLGVLLSGKITALGAVLYWAAQFVGAAVASFLLWVLVRWGGVTDQTGVLGANGYGTNINAGGAMLLETVLTFLFVLVVLVVSKRSTDLSGFAGLAIGLALGVANLVGVALTGAAVNPARAFGPAIFEGGLALRQLWVFIVFPLLGAVLAALVAPLVEHGSGVTRIGTPRPSGR
- a CDS encoding FGGY-family carbohydrate kinase; protein product: MAASPPQVFAIDLGTSGLKAALVAADGTVTGWAERPVPLRVLPGGGAEQDPLAWWTALGQVAADLGRDHPEQLRAVATVCASTQGEGTIAVDAAGEPLTACISWLDMRGAPHLRRQFGGFPAYQGMSVRRIARWLRLTGGMPSPTGKDPAAHMLFVRDTLPQVYARTATFLNVLDWINLKLTGRTVATVDSILTSWVTDNRRPGHIRYSPALVAGSGIDADKLPPIVACTEVIGTLTPAAAAHLGLPATVRVVAGAIDNTAAAIGAGTTGDNDPHLYVGTSSWIAAHVPRKKTDVAAGIASVPCAIGDRYLMTALQATAGANLTWLRDKIVEYDDPLLSAGHLSRDEGTLFDAFDTIIPTVPPGSNGVLYTPWLYGERAPVDDASLRAGFFNISLDTNRSDLLRAVFEGVAFNTRWLLGAVNRFLGAPVTSMAITGGGALSDSWCQIFADVLGVEIRRDAQPLAVNARGAGWIGGIGTGQLTFADIPGLMRTDRVFVPTPAHRATYAEIFDVYRQLHQRLAPVYRRLNRP
- a CDS encoding helix-turn-helix domain-containing protein; amino-acid sequence: MIAPVSATPWRHLPADLAAAMRPHLPATVAAVAVAVTETTPAFAGIADDKFTRDVRTAVQVALDRFLDLIGTGEPALPPRFREVFVGLGAAEAREDRGPEALLSALRTAARLLLRTASQSLARLRPIDPEELIDLSDAVSAYVAELAAASTDGYALQLREQAGEGDRRRHLAELLLRGDGLPSAVESAAARIGWADLDAVVPVLLPPDQARDARFRYGPDGLVIERGRDAVLLLRAGTRAARAALAEAFVGRSVVVGPELGWPQVPAAVRLAELAAGLVGPACGPVFADDHLVTLTLRGEQRALAVLTARRLAPLAHLRPAQRENLVATLYAWLRHWGSRAEVATELFVHPQTVSYRLKRLRDLYGDDLDDPAARFELLVVLTSHVAGRTGGG